The following proteins are co-located in the Vallicoccus soli genome:
- a CDS encoding pyridoxamine 5'-phosphate oxidase family protein, translating into MDAEMTMMERAECLALLADQQVGRVVHGGGPLPAVVPVTYALDGEDVLLRTLASSQLAAAVGRVVAFEVDEVEPALRAGWSVVLQGRLERVTGPEQAERAERLVEAWAPGPRDLLLRVRPTLVSGRRIRPATGARARTG; encoded by the coding sequence GTGGACGCGGAGATGACGATGATGGAGCGCGCGGAGTGCCTCGCGCTGCTCGCGGACCAGCAGGTGGGACGGGTCGTGCACGGGGGCGGTCCGCTGCCCGCGGTCGTCCCGGTGACGTACGCCCTCGACGGCGAGGACGTGCTGCTGCGCACCCTCGCCAGCTCCCAGCTCGCCGCGGCGGTGGGCCGAGTCGTGGCGTTCGAGGTCGACGAGGTCGAGCCGGCGCTGCGGGCGGGCTGGAGCGTGGTGCTCCAGGGGCGCCTCGAGCGCGTCACCGGGCCGGAGCAGGCGGAGCGGGCCGAGCGCCTCGTCGAGGCCTGGGCGCCCGGCCCGCGCGACCTGCTCCTGCGGGTGCGCCCGACCCTCGTCAGCGGCCGGCGCATCCGGCCCGCCACGGGCGCCCGGGCGCGGACGGGCTGA
- a CDS encoding DUF2795 domain-containing protein, whose product MTEVQKALKGANYPMDGAALSELAQSNGADQELVDALKGVREVDGPNTVMQELKGQLGGPTDG is encoded by the coding sequence GTGACCGAAGTGCAGAAGGCCCTCAAGGGCGCCAACTACCCCATGGACGGCGCGGCGCTCTCCGAGCTCGCCCAGTCCAACGGTGCCGACCAGGAGCTCGTGGACGCCCTCAAGGGCGTGCGCGAGGTGGACGGCCCGAACACGGTGATGCAGGAGCTCAAGGGCCAGCTCGGCGGCCCGACCGACGGCTGA
- a CDS encoding CbtB domain-containing protein, with the protein MTGTAVEAPSLPTVPVRELLPWALFAAVLGLVLVYFVGAEQGATSLVSGEAVHEFVHDGRHLLGFPCH; encoded by the coding sequence CTGACCGGCACCGCGGTCGAGGCCCCGAGCCTGCCGACCGTGCCGGTGCGCGAGCTCCTGCCCTGGGCGCTCTTCGCCGCCGTGCTGGGCCTGGTCCTCGTCTACTTCGTCGGCGCCGAGCAGGGCGCCACGTCGCTGGTCTCCGGCGAGGCCGTGCACGAGTTCGTGCACGACGGCCGCCACCTGCTCGGCTTCCCCTGCCACTGA